Genomic segment of Aptenodytes patagonicus chromosome 17, bAptPat1.pri.cur, whole genome shotgun sequence:
GATCAGTGTTCTGTAAACGCTGCCAGGTCGCCATTGGCCAGGAGTCATCGTCATAAAGATTAAGTGTTTCTGTGCACTCTGAATATCAAGATTTAAAGGACTCCTGCTGCAGGGTCCTTACGTACTGCTAGGACAGCTTTAGAGAGGGTGGCATTACAGAGAGCTGCTGAGATCGAGTGTCCTGCACAAATGGAAACAGCAAGCTGCACTCACCTTTGCTTTAACTTCTTTAAGGTGGTTACTCCGAGGTACAGGTTGattctaaattaaaattcacCTTTGTTAGCAGTGGCAAACTCTGAATCCAGTCACTGATAGCAAACCCCACCCAGTCCAGTCCACTCCCTCTGCTTCTGTTCAGATGCAAGTAATTACTGAGTCAAACATTTAgctagaaaacagaattaaacactggacttaaaataatttaggaTAAGCTGCAATCACATCCAAAGCCTCCTTTCTTCATGCCAGAAGTCTCTCCTCTAGGCAAACATGAGTCACCATGTGTTTGACTGCACTAGTCAGGCCTACTAGAATTACCATGCCAATAAAACAGCACAGGCTCTTGACTGTCAGAGCTTAATTCTATTTGAATAATTTCTAGACGGTGAAACACATGGTGAACCCTGCATGTGACATCAGGCCAAGGCACAACTCATGGAGACCAAGTAGCTCATCGTAACACGTAAAGCTGACCGTGCTCTACTGAAAGCAATGTTTCAACTTGACAAAACAACATCCTGTTGTTAGATGACCAAAGCCATTTCCTGAATTTAAGACTTCAGGGGCTTCAGGCCCCCAAAAGTCCCTAGAATATTTCCCTTCTTTATACCCTCTGTTTAACACAATTCCCACCACCATTGCTGTTGATAAAACATAACCAGAGTCCTTCTCAGGAgcttgtttctttgatttttttttttcctcattgtatTTCATGTACAGCAATAAAATGTGTCACTTTAGGGCAATGCTCTCCAAGACTCGTCTGTACAGTGTGGTTTTTAGGTTGCACACACCACCTTTTCTTTGTGATACATACTTACAAACAGCTCTATAGCAAAGATACTACGTGTATGGTGGGTGATcgaattttcctttctgttcctgcCAGAGACATATGGAACCACAACAATGCACTGTTCAGTTACAGAAAGTGCCAGCAGGCTTCCAAGTGTGTTCAGTACAGGCTGAGCTGGCAGGTAATAAGACGCTGCACTTACTTGGTTGTCTGCATTGCATTGGACACAATGGTACTAAAAAGGAGCAAAGTGTTTGACTTGTGAGAGCACTACTTAATGTACTTTTGTATATGCCAGTAAAGAGCATCTGTGACAACGATGTCATTTATTGATAGCATGTACATACAGCAATTGTGGAAGTAACGTTTGCACTAGCAACTCAATTACATTTCTGTACCAAAGCTTTACATACACTTAATTACATGCTACTGTGCAGTATTTCCTTGTGTCAGTGCATTATTTTTTAAGAGTGCCGTGTTACACACTGCTTTCATCAGTATTTGTGtgtagggacaggcagcaaatCTAGAAGGGACTGTAATTGTTACATCTTATTCAAAACGCAAAGGATACAAGGGACTACATTAACCAAAACCCATGGCTGTGCCTGCAATTAGGGACAGAAGTTATTCCTTAACCACCAAACAAATATTCACGGGAGGCACCCGAGTGATGTTTCACATTCAGTTTAATTAGAACAGTACTACCGATTCATTTGTACTTGGCCATAATTTACTGACAGTATTAACGAGTGATGAACAACAGTTGAAAAGGTAAGCTGGCCTAGTTGGGTAGATGACTTTTGGCAACAGTCCTCCTGCTTCATTAAAAACCACTGCAGCTAGTGCGGCTCCTAGTTGTTTTAGTAGACGTGAACCATGCCGTACAGGAAAGTCCAGAACAGGACATATGTGAAGAGCCCTCCTATAAGCCCCCCCGTGAAAAGCAGCCTTCGGGATTTAAAGTACTTATTCCATCGCCGTCCGGCTTTTAACACCAAGAGCACGGAGAGGAGGACGGAAGCCAGGAAGTAGAAGATGAAGCCGTGCAGGCCGGTCAGGCCGAGGATCCCCGCCGTGGCGCCCGACAGGGCCGAGACAGACGTCCTGCAATAGTCCAGGATGGCGGCGTTCCCCCGCACCGCCGCTTCGCTGATGAACTGCGGCCCCTCGCGCTTGGCCACCACCgcggccatggctcccagccggGCTCGGGGACCTCCTCTCTCCCAACGAGACTGGGGTGAAGGAGACACGCGCTGTACGGGCCGGGGGGCAGAACGGCCCGGCGCAGCCCCGGTCCGCGCTGAAGCGACGCCTCCCGCGGAGAGCCGGGCCCGCGGCACCGACCCTGCGAGCCCGCTCGGCTCCGGGGCGGCCGCTGCCACGAGGCCGCCCTCAGGTGCGCCGTTCCGGAGCGCGGCGGAAGCTCAACGGCCTTCGGCGCCCGCGCGGAGGCCCCTCCCGGCACCACCCGCCTGGCGCCCCGGAGCGCCcgcgggcccccccccccgccttcccccggCCCGTACCTCTCATCCACGACGGCGCGCTGCTCCGCGGGACCCTCGGCCGGGCCCGACCGTCACGCCTCACACCCTGCCAAGGGACACCACACACCGCCCGTCACCGCGGGCCGCCGGCCGGAGCCGAGGCCGCCGCGCCTCCCCTCCGGGCCCAACCTACCGCCCCAGCGGAGCCGCTCGCCTCCCCGCCGGAAGCTCCTGTCAGGCATCTtggcgcgggggccgccgggaaAGCGGCCTGGCTTCCGGCGCCCGCGCCTCCGCCACGGGCGAGGAGGCACCCGATtggctggcggcgggggggcggggccgggcgaggCGCTTTTGttcgggcggcggcggcggcagcagcggcggggcCATGTCGTACGTGCCGGGGCAGCCGGTCACCGCCGTGGTGGTGAGACGGGGGCGCCGCGCCGGGGGCTGCgggatgggacagggatggaggCGGCAGCGGCGCCGGTGCAGCCCGGCAGCGCCCTGCGGGCTGTCAGCGGGCGGAGGGGCTCGGCGGGGGGCGGAGGTGCCGCGGGCGCGTCTCGGGGCAGCCACGGCCCGTGGGTGCGTGGAAGGAGCGGACGAAGGGCGCGGGCCGCAGCGCTGCCGGCCCCGGTTGCCGCCcgcggccgctccccgcccgccctcgCGGCGGTTCTCTGCCGTGGAGGCTGTCGGTGCCTGCGGCGAGCTCGGCCCGTCCGGAGTAACGGGCGGGCCGGGCGCCGGCACCGCACGCAAACGCCTCTCCGCTCCCGGCCGGGAGAACCGGGAAGGAGCTCCGCCGGTCTGAGGGAACAGAGCCCTGCCGAGGGCTGCGGCCGCCGCCTCCAGTTCAGGCCTTGCTTGAGAAAAGAAGGAATAAGTAAGCCGCCGCCGGAGCCTCGCGGAGAAAGCCGCTCTCTTTTGTGCGGAGTACCTTGGGGACAGGCTGACCCTCTCCATCGCTCCCGCGGCGATGCGGCGGGCGCGCCCGAGCGCCTCCGCTGCCGGCAACTGCACGACCTAGGCAGGATAAGCACCGGGCTTTGCCTAGGTGGGGCTTAAGGAGTAGAGCTTTTAAAGTATATTAGTTGCCTCAATCAACAAACAGTGCAAGCAAGGGTCGCTGTTGTTTCTTCCACTAGTTAGAATGCGAAATTTAACCGTGCTTTGGGTTAACCCGGCTGAAGTATGCTGCACCACTCCCAGCTGTGTAAGAGCAGACAACCCTGAGGGTATGGAAGCTGTCCTGGTGTGACCGCGGTCCGTATCCTAGTGAGGGCCTGAGCCCAGCACCTTTGGGAAGCTCAGTGTCTGACAGGGCTGTTTGAGAAGAACCTTTTGGGTGGTTATTGTTTCAGTTAAGACCAGGGCTTTTTATCTCAGCTCAAGAATTGCACAGGCTGGCATTTATACAGTACTTAGATAATGAGTACAGCTTGTCAGATGCCTGCGTTCATCAGGCAGCAAGGAACCTGTCTCTGGATTACAAAAGCGTGTtgataacttcttttaaaaaagaaccaTCCTAATAATAGGTTGTTATTTCCACTGATAAGGCTAGGCAGGAGCACAAGGCACATGGATAAAGAGCAGGATGAGTCTAGCCATGAGTGACTGCTGTTTAGCAAGATGTGACTCATGTTTGAAGAGACCTGCTCTGTTTTTAGTGTTTTCCCCTTGTATCTCCAGGCAGTGGTAAAGCACTGAGCAGTTAAGGAGCTTGGCTGTATCATGGCACGAGCGCCCTTGGGATGAGCCTGCAGATGGCTTCCTGTCCTGCTATCTTGTGGTAGGGCTGACAACAGTTCAGAGCCAATTGTTGTCAACACTGAGGTTGCGTGTGACTGACAGACAGCAAGTGCTGTGTGATAGTTCCATGCTGCCAAGAGGGTTTAGAGCTGTCTGTTTACAATATGTGAACTTACCAAGCTGCGACACAGCCTGCTCTAGTTGGTTTATGGCATCTCTGGGAAAGACAATCTAACTTGGTCTTAAGTATCTGTGTCTGAAGCACACTTGAGATTTCTTCCAGTGATCACAACTCGgctctttttatcttttttcagcAAAGAATTGAAATACATAAGCTTCGTCAAGGTGACAATTTGATTCTGGGATTCAGCATTGGAGGTGGCATTGATCAGGATCCCACTCAGAATCCTTTCTCTGAAGACAAGACTGACAAGGTCAGATGCtctttgttttctgcagcaaCTATCTCTGCAAAAGGCTGAGCATATCCAACTTGCCCAGCAAGCTCTACTCACTTGCACCCATATTCTGTCCACTCACATAGCTGACTACTAAGGTTACTGTGCTGCCACATTACCATTTGCAGACTGTTTTAAGTTAGCTCTCTGCCTTTTCTATTTTCCAACATTGCACAAACCTGTTTTTAACTAGAACCCTGTAATATACTACAAAGTATTTTTGCATTGTAGGTAGGATGGCCCTTGAGTATTTAATGCTCTCATATTTAGTAAATggatacttaatttttttcccagggtaTCTATGTAACAAGGGTGACAGAAGGAGGCCCAGCAGAAGTTGCAGGACTTCAGATTGGAGATAAGATCATGCAGGTAAACACCAAGATAAGACAAGTACTAAGTGCACACTACAGGGATGTTTCTGCTGGGGGAAATACTGTCTTCTGGGTACTTCCCAGGACAGTTTGTGGGGCTTAAATAAACTGAGCTGTGGCATAAGCCTATCTGCTACATAGTTCTGATAGAACAGTTATAGGACACCTGTGAGTCCATGCACCTGCCTTacttcatgttttttttcctaggtgaaTGGCTGGGATATGACAATGGTGACCCATGACCAAGCTAGGAAGAGGCTGACAAAGAGGAACGAAGAAGTGGTACGGCTGCTGGTGACCAGGCAATCTCTGCAGAAGGCTGTGCAACAATCCATGATGTCCTAATCAATCATCAAGTTGGGGAAGGGTTGGGGAGGGAGATATATAGACTGATATCAAGCAAGGAAGCAAATACTAGACCTGAACAGGTTGGCTGAAAGGAGTGCATGTTCCTAACTGTggtaaacactttttttttttccttcctctggtgGAACTGGCAGTAGTAAAACTCTAGTCCCCTCAGCAGAGTGCTTCTCTAAAGTCTTCCCGGCAGGTACATGGTAAGACTTTATTGTAGTCGTGGCTTTCAGGAGGACAGGAGAAACCCTAGTTATCTAAGGAAGCAACTGGAAAAGCCTTAACTTTGACAGGATTCTTTTGTAGCACAAAAGCTTCCTATTTTAAGGGGAAATGTGGTTTCTGCTATGGAAGATAATGCTGCGCTTAAGCTTTTAGAAGCGAGCTGTCCTGTCCCCCCATGCTATCAAATTAAAATGCCAGAATTGAGTTGCACACTGCTGTGGGGAGGAGCACTGTACTAATCCCACATCATGTGCTAGCTAGACAGAGTATGCTGAAGGGTTTGGGGCATTACGGTTTACTGCAAAGATACTTACTACAAAGCAGCCTCTTCTCAGACAAGAAACAACTAAGTAACACAGAAGTGTTAGATTAATGCCTGTGAAGTACACTAGAAGTTCATAGACACTACAGTTCAACTTCACTGTCAGAGTAAAACCTTAATTCTCCTTGTTCCCAAGTAATTTGTAACATCAAATGAATCAAGTTTAAATGAAAGGAATAtggagcaggaaagaaaacactgttgCTGAACTTACCAAAAGAGCTGCTTGTAGCTGTAGAGTCTTCAGTTCTTCTGCTTCTATTGGACTTGAAATGGGAGGGGTGGATTTTGGTCTGTCTTCTAGAAGACTTTGCTTAAATCACTGATTTATTGGATGGAAGAGATGAATATGCCAGTAATTTCCAAAAGTGCCTCTTGACCAAATTTAAACTTCTGGTAAGATACTAAGTTGTTTAAATCAACATGCCACAGGATTTCAGATTCTTGCTGCAACACTAAGTTAATTACCTAGCATCCTAGTGGTTTGTTAACCAGCTAGCTTTACAATTATCCAAAAACTGGAGTTCTTAATCCCTTTCAGTTGATTTATACATATCTATACTTTCCTTAAGCAGTCTTCAGGTAAGCTGTTGTAAATAGAACATGAGGAGGTGGCAGACTAACTTATTCAGTACATTACTGCTGTGCCATGTATGTATGTTGTGACTAATGCATCTCAGACTGTTCTGTATGCACCAGCAGATGCCTATTTACCATTTTTTATCTATGGAATTACTACAATACTGCTTTTGAATTTTGTAACTTAAGAATTCAGTGGTAAATTTTAAGGCTTTCAAGTTGAAGTTATTTTTGTTACTATAAAGACACACTGCTATTTGTACTGCTATTTCACTTGATTTTACACACAATAAAACAAAGTTGGATTTCCTGAGCTGTTTCTCCTTATGTTTAAGAATGCCACATCTCTTGAATGCCTCCAGCTGACACCTCTTTTCTGGCTCAAAGTGGATTGTGGACTACATCAACACAATGCAGTCTGAGGTTAGTAAGGTCTGATTTCACTGGTGGGTCTTTGCAGTGTTAGTGAGCTGTCAAACCTCACCTGGTCTCTAgcaggggagagaaggggttcTAGTTTTCCTTAGGTTGACACTTAGGCATAGTAGCTTTTGAGCATTCAAGTATTGTTCAAGTACAAATGCATGGATTCCTTTCTAGTTCTTTTAAAAGGGTATAATGCTTACCTTTGAGTAGCTCAAGACCTTGATCTCTACCTAGAACATACCTTGTGTAGTTAGAAAGCTGCCCAGgaacaaaaacatgtttaaacCTTAATCATGGGGCTGTTAATTAACATGATACACTTAGAAATAATCTCTCTGATAAATCTTTAATCGTTACCATCCACCATTTAGGATTCAAGGCATGTCAGTAGAACTGAGCAAAATGAAGTTAGTGCACTAGAAGTGTTCAGATAGATCTGAGCACTTGTCTTAGCATCTttgaaagagctttcagtgaaaTAAGAATACAGTTTCTACttctttccagtattttttttaataaagagttCAGGTTTATAACATCTGTGTATTTGCTACCAACCTCATTCTTTTATGTACTGCTATAGCTGTTAACAGC
This window contains:
- the EMC6 gene encoding ER membrane protein complex subunit 6 — its product is MAAVVAKREGPQFISEAAVRGNAAILDYCRTSVSALSGATAGILGLTGLHGFIFYFLASVLLSVLLVLKAGRRWNKYFKSRRLLFTGGLIGGLFTYVLFWTFLYGMVHVY
- the TAX1BP3 gene encoding tax1-binding protein 3, translating into MSYVPGQPVTAVVQRIEIHKLRQGDNLILGFSIGGGIDQDPTQNPFSEDKTDKGIYVTRVTEGGPAEVAGLQIGDKIMQVNGWDMTMVTHDQARKRLTKRNEEVVRLLVTRQSLQKAVQQSMMS